Proteins encoded by one window of Halobacteriovorax sp. GB3:
- a CDS encoding response regulator, with the protein MKTLKILIAEDESMLSEFYQEFLEDYFSQFFEIQFDIYDNGMEALNTSFNEKYDLIISDVNMPYMNGLDFTKKLKSASNPNSETPLILITAVPQALNFTQDNLCYVMKKPMDPSRFEKVCKIILAEDIKAAQKAA; encoded by the coding sequence GTGAAGACATTAAAAATTCTAATTGCTGAAGACGAATCGATGCTAAGTGAGTTTTATCAAGAATTTTTAGAAGATTACTTCTCTCAATTTTTTGAAATACAATTTGATATTTACGATAACGGAATGGAGGCCCTTAATACTTCATTCAACGAAAAATATGATCTCATCATTAGTGATGTAAACATGCCTTATATGAACGGTCTCGACTTCACAAAGAAATTAAAGTCCGCTTCAAACCCTAATTCAGAGACACCACTGATCCTCATCACAGCTGTCCCTCAGGCGCTCAACTTTACTCAAGACAATCTTTGTTATGTCATGAAAAAGCCTATGGATCCGAGCCGTTTTGAAAAAGTTTGTAAAATTATTCTTGCTGAGGATATCAAAGCAGCTCAAAAAGCTGCTTAA
- a CDS encoding aminopeptidase P N-terminal domain-containing protein has product MLTTDFKKRRETLNDMIAKGIAIIPSAELVTKSNDTEFPFRQNSNFKYLTGYPEHDAILVLTTYPEKKQILFVRERDPFMEMWTGRIIGPERALEMTEVDETYPINEFEKRIGDYLVGHESLYMDMFDNTDLFMNVRKVCQGLFKKKRTKETAPPLNFFHLNPFIEKMRLIKDQTEVQFMKLAMEATNKAHRAAMAFAAPGKTEKQVEALMQYIFNKDRSEGNAYDNIVAGGDNANILHYIENNQELNDGDLLLIDAGSELNLYATDITRTFPINGTFTGMQKEVYSIVLEAQKASLAKSKIGSSLKTIHEQSCRVLAQGLIDLKVLDQTLEQALETQSFREFYPHGTGHWLGLDVHDQNPYQTDEFEETKFEQGVIFTVEPGLYFPKSNAKIPSELRGIGVRIEDNILITDKGYENLSSMIPKEIKDVELACKEDYRDFIL; this is encoded by the coding sequence ATGCTTACAACAGATTTCAAAAAAAGAAGAGAAACACTCAATGATATGATCGCCAAAGGAATCGCCATTATTCCTTCAGCAGAGTTAGTGACAAAAAGTAACGATACAGAATTTCCTTTTCGCCAAAATAGTAATTTCAAATATCTTACAGGATACCCTGAGCACGATGCCATTTTAGTACTCACAACTTATCCAGAAAAAAAACAGATCCTCTTTGTCAGAGAGCGCGATCCTTTTATGGAAATGTGGACCGGACGAATCATAGGCCCTGAACGTGCTCTAGAGATGACGGAAGTTGATGAGACCTACCCGATCAATGAATTTGAAAAGCGCATTGGCGACTACCTCGTTGGTCATGAGTCTCTCTATATGGATATGTTTGATAACACGGACCTCTTTATGAACGTTCGCAAAGTTTGTCAGGGGCTCTTTAAAAAGAAGAGAACAAAAGAAACGGCACCTCCACTTAATTTCTTTCATCTTAATCCATTCATTGAAAAAATGCGCTTAATCAAAGATCAAACAGAAGTGCAATTTATGAAGCTTGCGATGGAAGCAACAAACAAGGCCCATCGTGCGGCCATGGCCTTTGCAGCACCTGGAAAAACAGAAAAGCAGGTCGAGGCCTTAATGCAATATATATTCAATAAAGACCGCTCAGAAGGAAATGCCTACGACAACATTGTCGCCGGTGGCGATAATGCCAATATTCTTCACTATATTGAAAATAATCAAGAGCTAAATGATGGTGATCTTCTGCTTATCGATGCAGGGAGTGAGCTTAACCTTTATGCTACAGACATCACCAGAACCTTCCCTATCAATGGAACATTCACTGGTATGCAAAAAGAAGTGTACTCAATTGTCCTTGAAGCGCAAAAAGCATCACTTGCAAAGTCAAAGATTGGTTCATCACTAAAGACAATTCACGAGCAGTCTTGTCGTGTTTTAGCGCAAGGTCTTATTGACTTAAAAGTCCTCGATCAAACACTTGAACAAGCACTAGAGACACAAAGCTTTAGAGAGTTCTATCCACACGGAACAGGGCACTGGCTCGGACTTGATGTCCATGATCAAAACCCTTACCAAACAGATGAATTTGAAGAAACGAAATTCGAGCAAGGAGTCATCTTCACAGTCGAGCCAGGTCTCTATTTTCCTAAATCTAACGCAAAAATTCCAAGTGAATTGCGCGGAATTGGTGTTAGAATAGAAGATAATATTCTTATCACAGATAAGGGTTACGAGAACCTTTCAAGCATGATCCCTAAAGAGATTAAAGATGTTGAACTCGCTTGCAAGGAAGATTATCGCGACTTCATTCTATAA